The genomic interval ACCAACACTGTTACTGTACCTCCAGTGCTCGAGTTACATCATCAAACGTGTCCAGACGTTCCCTGTGCTGCGCGAGAGCAATGTGTGGCAAAGAAACAACAAGAACTGTGAGCAAATgagggaagaaggaaaaaataagaagaagaagaagatagtcatgggaagaaaaaaacaaacaaaaaaaactgtttgcTGAAACAGGCAAAGCTACATGTCAGGGTCGGGGGTGGACTATACGGCGAAAAATATCACGCATTATCTACCGATGGTATTTCTATGACGCATCTATGAGCCGCATCACAATATTCCAGTTAAGTTGCTAAGAAACACCAAGCCAAAGAGTCGTGCTGGAATATTAAATAACTGAACAACTGAGTTTGATATTTTTATCTACAAAAATGAAATTAACACTGAAAAGGGAGAACAAATAAATTTACATCAACTCTGCTGCCTCCAATCAGTTTCTAATGGGTTTTTTCCATTAAAGAAGTAGAACTCAACTCTAATAAGGTCCTTGAAACATgcatcaaacaggaaggaagctataataataataataataataataataataataataataatcttttataTATACCAACTTTAAAATTAACTTCTCAGGgtgctttatataaaaaaacacaatgtatTAATACAAATTTAAAAGTGCGTATGAGCTTATTCAGCAATCAAGTAAAGCTGTTGAAGGAAAACTATCAGACGTTTGACGCTGATGAGAAACGAATCCTACAAACGCTCGACCGCTCACCCGTCAGGGGTCGCATTAACGAGGATCTCACACGGACGCACGGAAACGTTACGCCAGCACCACCTAGTACTGACAGGTCGTGTATCGTGGTTTTGATGACGTTACGGCGTCATATCACCCAGCTGTAGGGGGTGAGGGGGTGAGAGGGGTGTGGTGGGTGGGGGGATGTTTTGGAGCAGAGATGTGTGATACTCACTCGTCCTGCCACCAGAGGAACAAAAGTTTCCGCCTTGCTTCTCTCAGCCTCATCGTACGACGGCAGCGACGTGGCTACGTTATAAGATGGAGGTTTGGGGAATGCAGAGTCTTCTTTGTAATCAAAATacgcttcaaaaaaaaaaaaagtaaaagaagaaaagagactTTGAAAGAACAGCCTATAATCACTAACCATATTTATGACTGGTGAAATGAACAAAGTACAAtattttgttaataagtttCCTTTATTAAATAGATACGGGTTACAGCTCATGTACAGCGAGGTCCAGATCTCTGAAACTGcggattgtttttcatttaaaactggaaataaaaagGTTCGGgattttgaaaaatttaaaacaaCGAACGGAAACGTTCAATAATATTCAACACAGCAGAAGCAGGACGAGCCGAATACTATGAAATTCAAACTTTTACATAAATAAGTCCatgattctacttttcactcaagttgttgttgttgataattaaatctgtaatgaaaatgtttgtattaaattagaaaataatgcaaaacaaaaatatttccagTTGAAAATGCCTGTCAGACTTTTAGACTTCACTGTACGTCATGAATTTAGAAActaaaaactttttaaactaAAATCTGTATCGTTAAAAGAATTCCATGTAAATGATTCCGTACCTGCATTGTCTGCTGCAATGCTGCTGTAAGGGGGCGGAGCATCAGAGCTCACCTGAGGCCCCTCCTCTGCTTCCTCCTCACTGGGTAACTGACGAGACAGAAACAGACTCACGTTGGTCCTCGGATCATTCGGGCTTCCTAAAATCTCatcttttggatttttatttattttttatatcttgattttaatttattgtGTGAGGTTTGTTCActacaaacaaatgaacagaaTATGAGTGatcaagtgcaaaagtttgaaCGTCCAGAGGATGAAGAAgtatataaattacatttatagtAACACATTTAGTGTTTAAGCTTTCTTTgttataagtaataaataataaaatatgtagaGAGGTGTAAACTTCAGGCTTCCAGGTGATGCCAGGGTTTCTCCTCGGGTTACATCAGTCTGCGCTGGTACCCATGTTTACAAATCAGTTTAAAATCAATTTCCTTATTCAGTATTAATCAGTTATAATTGTTAATTGATTTATGCTTGCTTCCTCAATTAATTTCAAAATTTGTTCAAAACGGTCTGATTGTTACACCCCAGAAACAGTCTATAAAAAGAATATCACCTGTTCATACATCCCTTATTAAATGTGATATAAACATTCCCTAATAACTCTCATGTCCACTGCTTGCTTTTCCTCTTTTGCATCTGGGCTGTTTTTTTCTAGATATTTCTGTTATATCTTGGTcagatataattattatttgtaaataacttGTTCTTTTCCTGTAGACTTCATTTACACAATGCTCTCTAAACGAGACTGCACTCAATCAACTGTGGAGTCTGTACTGAATTTTATGATATAAACTCCAACACTGACACTGTAAAAGAGTCACGAGAGAAAATAAGAGACTTAAAGCCAACGGAATAATATTAAGTGTAATATAAAGGCCATGGAAAAAAGCCAGTCTACTGCGACAGTCTTTCAGCCTCGTGTCACAATCATGTGACTTCCTACTGttccatgacacacacacacttcagttgTCAGCCTAGTCAATCAGATAGAAAATGTAATACAGCAATCAGAGGGGGTTTCCCAAAAATGTCATGAATCGACATAAAACAACCCACAATACTGAATGTGTGACAAATCTTTATAGTTTTCgatattatttacagtttaaaagctaaaagaaaaacattaagttagttcttttatttttcaatatagtaaaatacattatttgtaAGTGCAAGCTCTTAAAAATTAAGCTGTTTTCTTATTTGGAAAGTTATTAAACAATAAGGCAAATTTTAATCCACTCTAGAAAATAAGGCAccattttgctgtttgttttttaatgtgattatttatttatttgttttgtttttcccagttgtttgtattgtattacaCTATTCCCTGATTCCACAATGCAGTGAGTGATGGATGCTGGAGTTAAATGTAATCTGCTAATAAAGCTACttttaatactaataatactactcctactactaataataatacagaaactTATCATTTCAGCTTGCTAATAAAATGATGTTTGTGGCTCTTTtccgccccctagtggaataacagagcACTTTTCCCCCCTCCCAAATCATACAATTGAGTTCCGGTCCacaaaatgaattttatttagAACTTGTATTGGGCCAGACCAGAACCTTTACCGAACCGGTCCCGTCCTGTCCCACAGGCTGTGTTTAAAACCCCGGGTTTGTGGGTTTGTATGTGTAATTGATTATAATACGCTAAACAGCGCCATCTACAGGCGGGAGAACTGAACTGCTGGAGCTTTTAAGGTGGAACGGAAAATCCGAATAAAAAAAGCCAACTCCAGTCTCGGATAATGAGCGGTGTActacaaacacacaatatacacagtgaATATGTAGCAGGTTAACGTAATATATATGGGGTGTgttcgtttgtttatttatttatttatttatttatttaaaggtaaAAATCTGGGCTGAAGTGTGTTTTTTGCCGTAAACATTAGCGTTAGTCTttagtcaaatgtttaaacggCCATCATGCAAACCATGTAAAAACAATGAGATTTAAGGTGGCACGGAGCCTCACCAGCGTCTCATGGAAACACTCACGTCACTGTGTCACTGTCCCGGGGGAAACGTTTTTATTAAACCTACGTCCAAAACAGCAAGCTAGAATACTAAATACTACACCAAAACATGACTTTTCCACGATGGTGGACATTTCTACTACACAGGTTAGTACATTAGTGTGGTATTTTGGACGAATTAGAATGCTAAGCTATCCGGAGAGACAGTGACGTTGACTCACCTGCTGATATCTCCCGCTTGGTTCCACCATCCTCAGAAATCTCGAGAAGATCCAGAGGAATGTTGAACACTGAGCAATTTAACCAACAAAGTGCTGTGTGGAAATTATGTAAGTTTGTGTTTCTTGCCCACGTCTGCCCCTTGGCCTGTTTTCATTTCCGGTGATGTCAGAGGAACACCGGCGCCACCCATAGGTCATGTTAGTGCATTACAGGTCTTAATCGCTGCCTgatctgcgcatgcgcacaatGTCTGTTATCGTGAGCAGTATGGATCGTAGTGTTCAAAACTTCCTCCACTTTGCTTTGCCCTGGAGAACCGCATGTCCTTTATGTTTAGGTGTTTTTCCTGCTCTATCACACCCACTTCAATTCAGGAAgggctgttaattagctgattagttgaatcaggtgtttcAGGAGTGATGAGAACACTAAGGAGggtctccaggaccagggttgtgAATCTGTTCTGTAGTGGGTGCATGCTCTCCAATCTTTTTAATTATAACAAATCACAATTACTAATTAATCTCTCCAAACAAATGATTTTCTACCTGATCTATAATCGTAATTTTAGTTGAATAACCAAGATAATTGatataaaaatgagaaacaatTAAACTTCCTTTCAGTAGGCCTAGGAgtttaatatgtaaatatattacagCTGTAGCAGAACTCGTAAGGTAGATGTAGATTTATTTCCCAAAGGCTAAATGTTTGAGCTGTAATACAGTAAAACACAGGATTGTTGGTgctataggttaataaaagtgaTTAGTTCAACAATACCTGTATtatgttaataaacatttaaaacccAAATCATGGTTTATTCTTACAGACTGATTACAGACTGAAAATCCTGTTTAGTTGCACAGCAGTAGTCTTACATCAATCTGTGGCACAGACGTGATTTGGGACTCGTAACACCGGGATGTTGATGTCCTCAAACTGATCATAAAGATTCCGGAGAATGCACAGAAGACCTCAGTGTGAGGGTAAAATGTAGTTTTGAATTCACATTATAAAATgatgttttaaacatttgacagaatCTAATCACCGTCCATAGACGAGTCTCAAGTTGATGAATTTCCTGTTCTTTCACGTGTCAAAATAACTTATattctacatatatatatatatatatatatatatattctacagTAGTTGCAGTCAATATTAATTAGTTTGAAAAAATGCTAAAGTATTCTGTTAACTCTGTTAAAGTCTAATCTTTCAGCTCAGTCGAATTGTTCCCAGTCAATAGTAAAGTCCATGTGAATAAAATagggatgaatgagtgagtgatgtactaaataattaataacatgATGAGATGACATATCTAGAACAATAAAAAGCAGGAATATAAATAATTCTGCaatgtttcttgttttattttcattgcagattaaaatataaaagcagAGGTCATAACCCATAGCTATAAACCCCTGAGGCCCTTCCTGCTCACTGTACATCCTGGTATCTGATGAGGACAGGGTAAGTTGTTCCTATGTGCTTCTGGTTGTAGTGATGGCACACAATCTCCACGTCGTAAAGACTGAAAGACACTTTGACGCGCTCGTTAGGAGAGGTGATGAAACACAGGGTGTACAGGGCGAACTCAAACTCCGGGCTCACACCAATGAAGATGCTCCCTTTGGGCTTGATCCCGTTCTTCCAGCTAAACTGAAGAGCTAAGAGGTGCTTGTTCTCGTCAGGCTGTGGAGCACATTGGATACGAAACATTAGAGTGTTAATCACTGTACAGAACCACTGCATCACCATTCactttttttattgattaaattaGTACAACACAACTCAcgcaagaaataaaacacaaacattatcCACAACACGGTGGTGTGATCCATTACCACTCTGAATTTGAtcactttcctataacagcacttcctgaagtgttttatttcttcttattcCACAGCAACTTGCCCGCGAGTACAATCTTAAATTCATTAATGAACTCCACGTCGCacattttaactgtttatatctacgtttaatgttgtggaacatcggTGAAATCATCTAGTTCCACTTctcacgttatagcagctacaaacattCGTTCTCTCACCAGTCTACTCTTAATCTCcctcttgaagttaacaagGCAAAAAAATGCGgcttgtcgtgttaccgagaaactgcACGggagcgtaaactcctctgtcctgaagagtcggaaaacttcaagttacaaagcgctgacactggagactccttccataaataaacgtctcctaacAGAACACGTCATGATATATATGAGTGATTTTACAGTTTCCTTTATTAAACAcaacacgtccctgtgaatgaactgttactacAAACAATAAggatattagaacgagtgcattaatataaatctgtgattggAATTACAGTCgatattactgtcagagctgctgttagagaaaatcaatcaacccctcctgaccaatcaaacCGATTTTAAACAGATTCCGTATACTTACTTTAGTTTCTTTTAGCATTTGATTAAGGGAAGTGCTTTTAGATGTATTATTCCATCAAACACTCTTTACAATATCAGAAACGTACTTCTGGGGAATTCGCTTCCACGCTGTAGCCTTTGTAGTCGATGTGGCCGAGCTTCTCCTGCAGGTACAACTGAATCCAGTTGTGGAACCCGATAACAGTATGCCCACCTCTAGTTTCACCTACGAAGACATGCTCGAACCCTGACGAGTCTGGTCTTGGAGAGAAAGGAATAAAtaggaagaaagaaatacaCTTTAATTACAGTAGATCCTATTACTGGAGTTCTCAGACTGCAGTTCCACAGAACTACACAGTGGATGTAAAGGTATTGCTCAGTACTTGCTGGATCCTCTCCTGGCGTACAGCTCGAACCAGATGCGGTGCAGCTGCTCTTTAAACGCTGAAGTGTCGAGTGGAGAGAGATTCTTCTCTACAAGATACTTATGGACAATCTGaggaaaaatgacaaaacaagTCGCGGATTTTGAGGTTAGAAAACAAAGGTCGTGTTTGCTGTAGTCCAGATCTGAGTAAGACTATTACATGGCTCTAACCAATATAACGTTTCTACTCCACATTTCTGTCAACACAATCAGTGAATTGTTGATTGAATTTTATTAATAAGATATGAACTATGGACCAGAGAGCTACGGTACTGACAGGAAAGCAGATAATCTGAGGAGTGAAGGATATCTGAATTATATTTCAAAGCATATTTAATTCATATGGCTCTGCTTAAAGATTTCTAAAACAGCCgactttttaaacattaatcatACAGTAGCACATCAAAATCCAAGAAAACTATACATTTGTacattctttttgttttttgcagttTCCCTAAACAAATATTTTCCTGCTTGCATTTGTGCTGATTTCAATTCTTCATACAGTGATGCACTGGAAACCGAGATGTGTTTCACAGCTGTAAttctttcattcctttcatACCTTTCCATCCCTGTAACGTTTTACTTGTGCTTTTCCTCTAACAGTTGAATGATGAACTAGTTTTCTGCTTCAGTCAGTAACGTTAGCTCAGGTGTTACCTTCATTACAGGAGTCTTCATTATGGAGTCCAGAAACCTGTGattctccacctcctcctccggGGTCACGACCTCTGGTACACCAGTATCACTCTCATAATTATCAAGAagtgaaataaaagctgaaaaacaGCAGCAAGACCTGAATATCTGAACAAAAccctattactattaataaaacTATTACTATTAGGAAACTTCCCCTTTAGTCTAGGTGTTATTATTCACTTTTTCCAATTTCTTACCCAAGaacgtttcttttttaaaaatgctttcatCCACATACGTGAACAAAGGAGATCCAGCTGCTTCCTGCCCATCGTTGAGGTTTGACAGATTAGCTGCTTTACTCTGCAGGagacaatacatttttaaaagtcctCAGATATCCTGTA from Ictalurus furcatus strain D&B chromosome 18, Billie_1.0, whole genome shotgun sequence carries:
- the endou2 gene encoding uridylate-specific endoribonuclease B encodes the protein MTEHDPDLRAVVQEVWDNDINRLRPGTDYRISLQSKAANLSNLNDGQEAAGSPLFTYVDESIFKKETFLAFISLLDNYESDTGVPEVVTPEEEVENHRFLDSIMKTPVMKIVHKYLVEKNLSPLDTSAFKEQLHRIWFELYARRGSSKPDSSGFEHVFVGETRGGHTVIGFHNWIQLYLQEKLGHIDYKGYSVEANSPEPDENKHLLALQFSWKNGIKPKGSIFIGVSPEFEFALYTLCFITSPNERVKVSFSLYDVEIVCHHYNQKHIGTTYPVLIRYQDVQ